A region from the Panthera uncia isolate 11264 chromosome D3 unlocalized genomic scaffold, Puncia_PCG_1.0 HiC_scaffold_8, whole genome shotgun sequence genome encodes:
- the MC4R gene encoding melanocortin receptor 4 translates to MNSTHHHGMHTSLHFWNRSTYGPHSNASESLGKGYSDGGCYEQLFVSPEVFVTLGVISLLENILVIVAIAKNKNLHSPMYFFICSLAVADMLVSVSNGSETIVITLLNSTDTDAQSFTVNIDNVIDSVICSSLLASICSLLSIAVDRYFTIFYALQYHNIMTVRRVGIIISCIWAACTVSGVLFIIYSDSSAVIICLITMFFTMLALMASLYVHMFLMARLHIKRIAVLPGTGTIRQGANMKGAITLTILIGVFVVCWAPFFLHLIFYISCPQNPYCVCFMSHFNLYLILIMCNSIIDPLIYALRSQELRKTFKEIICCYPLGGLCDLSSRY, encoded by the coding sequence ATGAACTCCACTCATCACCATGGAATGCACACTTCTCTCCACTTCTGGAACCGCAGCACCTACGGACCGCACAGCAATGCCAGTGAGTCCCTTGGAAAAGGCTACTCTGATGGAGGGTGTTATGAGCAACTTTTTGTCTCCCCTGAGGTGTTCGTGACTCTGGGTGTCATAAGCTTGTTGGAGAATATTCTGGTGATTGTGGCAATAGCCAAGAACAAAAACCTGCATTCGCCCATGTACTTTTTCATCTGCAGCCTGGCCGTGGCTGATATGTTGGTGAGCGTGTCAAACGGATCCGAAACCATTGTCATCACCCTATTAAACAGTACAGATACGGACGCGCAGAGTTTCACCGTGAATATTGATAATGTCATTGACTCGGTGATCTGTAGCTCCTTGCTTGCATCGATTTGCAGTCTGCTCTCAATTGCAGTGGACAGGTACTTTACTATCTTTTATGCTCTCCAGTACCATAACATCATGACGGTCAGGCGGGTTGGGATCATCATAAGTTGTATCTGGGCAGCTTGCACGGTTTCGGGCGTTTTGTTCATCATCTACTCAGACAGCAGTGCTGTCATCATCTGCCTCATCACCATGTTCTTCACCATGCTGGCTCTCATGGCCTCTCTCTATGTCCACATGTTCCTCATGGCCAGACTGCACATTAAGAGAATTGCTGTCCTCCCGGGCACTGGCACCATCCGCCAAGGGGCCAACATGAAGGGTGCAATTACCCTGACCATACTGATTGGGGTCTTTGTTGTCTGCTGGGCCCCGTTCTTCCTCCACTTAATATTCTACATCTCTTGTCCCCAGAATCCTTACTGTGTGTGCTTCATGTCTCACTTTAACCTGTATCTCATACTGATCATGTGTAATTCCATCATCGACCCTCTAATTTATGCACTCCGGAGCCAAGAACTAAGGAAAACCTTCAAAGAGATCATCTGTTGCTATCCTCTAGGCGGCCTCTGTGATTTGTCTAGCAGATACTAA